In Candidatus Defluviilinea proxima, a single genomic region encodes these proteins:
- a CDS encoding PQQ-binding-like beta-propeller repeat protein translates to MKSIKALQIIGVIFFIFLSACTSVATQETVSVEATPVVVTDVPLQSEALPMFRGSLDHTGIYDAPVVRELGGVQWKFKAEGAIATSVVLADDIAYFGDQTGNLYAVNKNSEKVWSFHTEKPINSTPSVANGIVYFQSNDGFTYALDAKSGELKWKVDTGPERPTDYDNISSSPAVQDGIVYIGGNNGKLYALNADTGAEVWTVDALGYNAVRSSPAIDGDTVYFTAESTLLALDRKTGAEKWRYKAITITRSSPSIGEGIVVFGDSGSNIYAVDSETGVEKWKNRITYYWVTSTATIANGMVYIGGDDSYLNALDATTGEMKWRFKTTGETVWSSPALVEDVLYVGDWNFSNITDENGSKLWGYMYAIDTKTGTELWRFKTGGNIVSSPFVDKDGVIYFGSLDGYLYALK, encoded by the coding sequence ATGAAATCCATAAAAGCATTACAAATTATCGGCGTCATATTTTTTATATTCTTATCGGCATGTACATCTGTTGCCACACAAGAAACTGTCAGCGTGGAAGCAACCCCTGTTGTTGTGACAGATGTCCCCTTACAGAGTGAGGCGCTTCCCATGTTTCGAGGAAGCCTCGATCATACAGGTATCTATGATGCGCCAGTGGTCCGCGAGCTGGGAGGAGTCCAATGGAAGTTCAAAGCGGAGGGAGCGATTGCGACCTCGGTTGTGCTCGCAGATGACATCGCCTACTTTGGCGATCAGACTGGCAATTTATATGCGGTGAACAAAAACAGTGAGAAAGTTTGGAGTTTTCACACGGAGAAGCCGATTAACTCCACACCATCGGTTGCGAACGGGATTGTATATTTCCAAAGCAACGATGGGTTCACATATGCACTAGATGCGAAAAGCGGTGAACTCAAGTGGAAGGTTGATACTGGCCCCGAACGACCCACGGATTACGACAATATCAGTTCATCACCTGCTGTGCAAGATGGGATTGTGTACATCGGCGGGAACAATGGCAAACTCTATGCGCTCAACGCCGATACAGGCGCGGAAGTATGGACAGTGGATGCACTGGGATACAACGCAGTGCGAAGTTCGCCTGCGATTGATGGTGATACGGTGTACTTCACTGCCGAGAGCACACTCCTTGCATTGGATCGGAAGACAGGCGCTGAGAAATGGAGATACAAAGCGATCACCATCACTCGTTCATCGCCGTCGATTGGCGAAGGGATTGTGGTCTTCGGTGATAGCGGCTCGAACATTTATGCAGTTGATAGTGAGACGGGTGTTGAGAAGTGGAAAAATCGCATCACCTATTATTGGGTGACATCCACCGCAACGATTGCAAATGGCATGGTGTATATCGGCGGAGACGATTCATATCTCAACGCGCTGGATGCAACAACTGGTGAAATGAAGTGGAGATTTAAAACGACAGGCGAAACGGTCTGGTCTTCGCCTGCGCTTGTGGAAGATGTATTGTATGTTGGCGATTGGAACTTCAGCAACATCACAGATGAGAATGGCAGTAAGCTTTGGGGTTATATGTACGCCATAGACACCAAGACAGGTACTGAACTGTGGAGATTCAAGACAGGCGGCAATATTGTTTCATCCCCGTTTGTGGATAAAGATGGCGTGATCTATTTTGGGAGTTTGGATGGGTATTTGTACGCGCTGAAGTAA
- a CDS encoding helix-turn-helix transcriptional regulator encodes MLQYNDEINVLDETCPARQALNLVANKWTVLIIYALSGGPVRFNQLQRTIGGITQKMLTQSLRQLEQDGVLKRTVYPTVPPQVEYELTDLGKTLIGPLNALCNWAETYYADIERNRDEFRGAKRLDE; translated from the coding sequence ATGCTTCAATATAACGATGAGATCAATGTGTTGGACGAGACTTGTCCTGCACGACAGGCATTGAATCTGGTCGCTAATAAATGGACCGTGTTGATCATTTATGCGCTTTCAGGCGGGCCTGTGCGCTTCAACCAACTCCAACGGACAATTGGCGGCATCACGCAAAAAATGTTAACGCAATCCCTTCGTCAACTCGAACAGGATGGCGTGCTGAAGCGCACGGTGTATCCCACTGTCCCGCCACAGGTGGAGTACGAATTGACCGACCTCGGTAAGACATTGATCGGGCCCCTCAATGCGTTATGTAATTGGGCAGAGACGTATTACGCTGACATCGAAAGAAATCGCGATGAGTTTCGAGGGGCGAAACGACTTGACGAATAA
- the holA gene encoding DNA polymerase III subunit delta encodes MPNIYFLFGNDEFAINRKLKDFESDFTDPTSADMNTARLDARTASDNDLNNAINAMPFLAKRRLVLLSNPSVKYNNASSRKKFLEYIEKAPDTTRLVLYESVEPKEAEKHWLNKWAEKNDKLIQTKAFMLPRLKEMTGWIVNETKKQEGQIEPRAAEMLKDMVGVDTRQAGMEIAKLLAYVNWARPINTNDVEAVCIVTSQQSVFDFVDALSNGNGKSAQHLLYRLLESEDPFSLWGMVIRQFRLLIQAREILDGRGNKDDVARALGVHPFVAEKTTQQAGRFSIEMLEYVYRKLLAIDEGVKTGQFTLELALDTLVMELAGQR; translated from the coding sequence ATGCCCAACATCTACTTCCTCTTCGGTAACGACGAATTCGCCATCAATCGCAAACTCAAAGATTTTGAGTCCGATTTCACCGACCCCACCAGTGCCGACATGAACACGGCGCGTCTCGATGCACGCACCGCCAGCGATAATGACCTCAACAACGCCATCAATGCCATGCCCTTCCTCGCCAAGAGACGTCTGGTATTGTTGTCCAACCCATCTGTGAAATACAACAACGCTTCCTCAAGAAAGAAATTTCTCGAATATATCGAGAAAGCGCCAGATACAACTCGGCTTGTGTTGTATGAATCCGTTGAACCGAAAGAAGCTGAGAAACATTGGCTTAATAAATGGGCTGAGAAGAACGATAAGCTGATTCAAACCAAAGCCTTCATGCTCCCGCGTTTAAAAGAGATGACAGGTTGGATCGTCAACGAGACCAAGAAACAAGAGGGTCAGATTGAGCCGCGTGCCGCCGAAATGCTCAAGGATATGGTCGGTGTGGATACGCGTCAGGCAGGGATGGAGATCGCCAAATTGCTGGCGTATGTCAATTGGGCGCGACCCATCAACACGAACGATGTGGAAGCGGTCTGTATCGTCACCTCGCAACAGTCCGTGTTTGACTTTGTCGATGCGTTATCCAACGGCAATGGTAAATCTGCGCAACATCTCTTATATCGCTTGTTGGAGAGCGAAGATCCATTTTCGTTATGGGGGATGGTCATACGTCAATTCCGTTTGCTGATTCAGGCGCGTGAGATATTGGATGGACGCGGCAACAAAGATGATGTTGCGCGTGCTTTGGGAGTCCATCCCTTTGTAGCAGAAAAAACGACCCAACAAGCGGGTCGCTTTTCCATCGAAATGTTAGAGTATGTGTATCGTAAACTGCTCGCCATTGACGAAGGTGTCAAAACGGGACAATTCACCCTCGAACTTGCATTAGATACGCTGGTAATGGAATTAGCCGGGCAGCGTTAA
- a CDS encoding nuclear transport factor 2 family protein — MTQTDLNAISQTALDYIEGWYECDESRVGKALHPELVKRFIADNTLHGMGTVDMLDLIRKREGAKFTGDRQIQITVLDVFNEIAAVKVESAQYLDYVHIGKFNGEWMIVNVLWGFK; from the coding sequence ATGACACAAACTGACTTGAATGCCATCAGTCAAACCGCGCTTGATTACATCGAGGGCTGGTATGAATGTGACGAGTCCCGTGTGGGCAAAGCACTTCACCCTGAGCTCGTCAAAAGATTCATCGCTGACAACACACTTCACGGCATGGGCACTGTTGACATGCTCGACCTCATCCGCAAACGGGAGGGCGCAAAATTCACAGGTGATAGGCAGATCCAAATTACAGTGCTGGATGTGTTCAACGAAATCGCCGCTGTCAAAGTTGAATCAGCGCAATATTTGGATTATGTCCACATTGGCAAATTCAATGGCGAGTGGATGATCGTCAATGTGTTGTGGGGATTCAAATAA
- a CDS encoding SUMF1/EgtB/PvdO family nonheme iron enzyme — MTAIPPTVTSIPAPSQGDTRTDAKGIEQVWVPAGSFKMGTDQATVDALIALKPPSFVAGAMLSEIPQHEVTITNGYWIDKYEVTNKAFQSFVKDGGYTTQTYWSAEGWEWLSHQFVDQLPQYCAGNLPDNPVACITWYEAEAYAKWRGGRLPTEAEWEYAARGPESLVYPWGNEFDLDRCNVVDSTSLKPVGSYPNGASWVGAMDMAGNAMEWVNDWLGEYPSGAVENPTGPETGAKKVEKGGWWGSTLFVARSAYRHFEDAPDYGDGHIGFRIVTP, encoded by the coding sequence ATGACCGCTATTCCGCCGACAGTAACTTCCATTCCCGCACCATCCCAAGGCGATACCCGAACCGATGCAAAAGGGATCGAACAAGTTTGGGTGCCAGCAGGTTCATTCAAAATGGGAACCGATCAGGCAACGGTCGATGCACTGATTGCTCTCAAGCCACCCAGTTTTGTGGCAGGTGCCATGCTCAGTGAAATACCACAGCATGAAGTGACCATCACAAATGGCTATTGGATCGACAAGTACGAGGTCACCAACAAAGCCTTTCAGTCTTTCGTCAAAGATGGCGGATACACAACTCAGACATATTGGTCAGCAGAAGGCTGGGAATGGTTAAGCCATCAATTCGTTGATCAACTACCGCAGTATTGTGCGGGCAACCTGCCTGATAACCCCGTGGCATGTATTACCTGGTATGAGGCCGAAGCCTATGCAAAATGGCGCGGCGGACGCCTCCCCACTGAAGCAGAGTGGGAATACGCGGCACGAGGCCCTGAATCATTGGTATATCCGTGGGGCAATGAATTTGATCTCGATCGCTGTAACGTGGTTGACAGCACAAGCTTGAAACCTGTTGGCAGTTATCCAAACGGCGCGAGTTGGGTTGGCGCTATGGATATGGCAGGGAACGCCATGGAATGGGTCAACGATTGGTTGGGTGAGTATCCATCGGGCGCAGTGGAAAACCCAACGGGACCTGAGACAGGCGCAAAGAAAGTTGAAAAAGGCGGTTGGTGGGGTAGCACATTATTTGTTGCACGCTCTGCCTATCGCCATTTTGAAGACGCCCCCGATTATGGAGATGGGCACATCGGCTTTCGTATCGTCACGCCATAA
- a CDS encoding CGNR zinc finger domain-containing protein, with the protein MSEFQTFFVGGEFCLDLCNTFDHLHTPPEQEFLTDSNVALRWAQAAGVLPVGKKIAPPADGQSFEKLLQTRALLFELFAPFVRSASPSKKTLDSFNALWQEKAAKLKVVFSDNQYSMAFTADDALEQIEYEAIRSAMDLLLSITPGKIKQCEGCGWFFHDTSRTHARRWCSMDLCGNRAKARRHYERVKQK; encoded by the coding sequence ATGAGTGAATTTCAAACTTTCTTTGTTGGTGGCGAGTTTTGTCTTGATCTTTGCAATACATTCGATCATTTGCATACGCCTCCTGAACAGGAATTTCTCACGGACAGTAATGTAGCTTTGCGTTGGGCTCAGGCCGCTGGAGTTTTACCAGTGGGGAAGAAGATCGCTCCGCCAGCGGACGGGCAGTCGTTTGAAAAATTATTGCAGACCCGTGCGCTGTTATTTGAATTATTTGCCCCGTTTGTTCGTTCGGCTTCTCCTTCTAAAAAGACTTTGGATTCATTCAATGCGCTGTGGCAGGAAAAGGCGGCAAAGTTAAAAGTCGTTTTCAGCGATAATCAATACTCCATGGCGTTTACTGCTGATGATGCTTTGGAACAGATCGAGTATGAAGCTATTCGCTCCGCGATGGATTTGTTACTGTCCATTACGCCGGGCAAGATCAAGCAATGTGAAGGGTGTGGGTGGTTCTTCCATGATACGAGCCGTACCCATGCCCGTCGTTGGTGTTCGATGGATTTATGTGGAAACCGTGCCAAGGCGCGACGTCATTATGAACGAGTTAAGCAAAAGTGA
- a CDS encoding zinc-binding dehydrogenase produces the protein MKAFILPQTKATLSDVPLPTIKPGEVLVRLKSAAINHHEIWLVENEKDSPPFILGSDGSGVVEAVGEHVTKLKKGDEVIIHPSLHWGEREDAYGDKFVILGWGNNGTFAEAILVREENVFKKPTHLSWDSAAALPLAGLTAYRALFKKADLKADETVLIHGISGGVAVFAMQFALAIGAKVIATSTSDKKLQRAQELGATITINTNNSDWDQKIKEQLGEGGVDLVVDNLGGEFTSRSLGLLRRGGRLVSYGSTANQFSNIDMQDLFWRQLTIIGSTMGSPADFADMLAFVSKHNITPVVDSLHPLEKINEALARQKNSERFGKVVMQIGKQHDTN, from the coding sequence ATGAAAGCATTCATACTTCCACAAACTAAAGCAACCCTATCAGACGTCCCGTTACCCACTATAAAGCCCGGAGAAGTGTTGGTCCGCTTGAAATCTGCGGCGATCAATCATCATGAAATCTGGCTGGTAGAAAACGAAAAAGATTCACCACCTTTCATCCTCGGCTCAGATGGCAGTGGAGTTGTTGAAGCGGTCGGTGAACATGTTACAAAATTGAAGAAAGGTGATGAGGTCATCATCCACCCATCTCTGCATTGGGGTGAGCGCGAGGATGCTTATGGCGATAAATTCGTGATTCTAGGGTGGGGAAACAACGGCACATTTGCCGAAGCGATCTTGGTCCGCGAAGAAAATGTTTTCAAAAAGCCCACTCACCTTTCATGGGACTCAGCCGCAGCACTCCCGTTGGCTGGGCTTACAGCATATCGTGCGCTGTTCAAAAAAGCGGACCTGAAAGCGGATGAGACAGTTTTAATCCATGGCATCAGCGGAGGCGTGGCAGTATTCGCTATGCAATTTGCACTTGCTATCGGTGCAAAGGTAATCGCCACATCAACAAGTGACAAAAAGCTACAACGCGCTCAAGAACTTGGCGCAACGATCACGATCAACACGAACAATTCAGATTGGGATCAAAAAATCAAAGAGCAACTTGGCGAAGGCGGAGTTGATCTTGTAGTTGATAACCTTGGCGGAGAATTTACATCGCGCAGTTTGGGTTTGTTACGACGAGGCGGCAGACTGGTCAGTTATGGAAGTACAGCGAATCAATTTTCCAATATCGATATGCAGGACCTTTTCTGGCGGCAATTGACGATCATCGGCTCCACGATGGGAAGCCCCGCTGATTTTGCAGATATGCTCGCGTTTGTTTCCAAACACAACATCACACCTGTGGTCGATTCACTCCACCCTCTCGAAAAAATCAATGAAGCCCTCGCGCGCCAAAAGAACAGTGAACGATTTGGCAAAGTAGTTATGCAGATCGGAAAGCAACATGACACAAACTGA
- a CDS encoding dienelactone hydrolase family protein, translating to MKRLLTFITSLLLFLSACTSHPKSVFDYDSSVPFDVTINSQTERDGVIVTDLSYASYDPNYSVSMQGRTVAYLITPQGNGPFAGVIYMHWLGNTNSSRKEFLEEAVQLAQHGVICLLPQGYYPWMSFPSQDNDDRPLIVGQVIEMRRAIDFLLTQPNIDSNRLGYIGHDYGALYGGVLAGTDQRMQTYILIAGSPSFGDLDPYWNFKSNVPDLDPINYVANANPASLFFQFGRRDQTVPEEQANRFYESASSPKRIEWYDDNHQMLSESARGDRQQWLIEHLDLK from the coding sequence ATGAAACGACTCCTAACTTTCATCACAAGCCTGCTCCTATTTCTATCTGCCTGTACATCACATCCAAAATCTGTTTTTGATTACGATAGCTCCGTCCCGTTCGATGTAACGATCAACTCGCAAACCGAACGGGACGGGGTGATTGTCACCGATCTGAGCTACGCCAGCTATGACCCGAACTATTCTGTGTCCATGCAGGGACGTACCGTCGCCTATCTGATCACACCACAAGGGAATGGTCCATTTGCAGGCGTGATCTATATGCACTGGCTGGGCAATACAAACAGCAGTCGCAAGGAATTTTTAGAGGAAGCTGTACAACTTGCGCAACACGGAGTCATCTGTCTGTTGCCGCAGGGATATTATCCGTGGATGTCTTTCCCTTCACAGGATAATGATGATCGTCCCTTGATCGTGGGGCAAGTCATCGAGATGCGCCGCGCAATCGACTTTCTGTTGACTCAACCCAACATCGACTCAAATCGTCTCGGATATATTGGTCACGACTATGGTGCGCTGTACGGCGGAGTTTTGGCTGGTACTGACCAGCGTATGCAAACTTATATCTTGATCGCTGGCTCACCCAGCTTTGGCGATCTAGATCCGTATTGGAATTTCAAGTCCAACGTTCCAGACCTTGACCCAATCAACTATGTAGCAAATGCAAACCCTGCGAGTCTCTTCTTTCAATTTGGGCGCAGGGACCAAACCGTCCCTGAGGAGCAGGCAAATCGTTTTTACGAATCAGCCAGCAGTCCGAAAAGAATCGAGTGGTATGACGATAACCATCAAATGCTTAGCGAGTCCGCACGGGGAGATCGTCAACAATGGCTCATCGAGCATCTTGATTTGAAATAA